The following are encoded in a window of Chloroflexaceae bacterium genomic DNA:
- the gatB gene encoding Asp-tRNA(Asn)/Glu-tRNA(Gln) amidotransferase subunit GatB has protein sequence MPEYIATIGLEIHAQVRTASKMFDGCSADYAGSAPNSRVSVVSLGLPGALPVVNAKAIEYAALSGLALNCTVNQRSIFSRKSYPYPDLPKGFQITQYDEPLCSDGWIEIRLASGATKRIGIERLHIEEDTGRLIHADDGSSLIDYNRSGVPLMEIVTRPDIATPEEARLTFEKIRQILVWIGVNSGNLEEGALRCDANVSVRPADQAAYGAKVEIKNINSFRFVERALAFEIQRQIAVLEAGGVVTQETRGWDEFRGETVGQRSKEYAHDYRYFPEPDIPPLVLSAEWIAARRAELPELPDARRARFESGYGLSFQDADLLTLERPIADYFEAAVAAAREVGGTPKDVANWVLNEGFRLLKERNEPALRLVERMPVAHLAALIDLVAKGSINRNVAKQVFEASFDSGADPARLVAERGLTQISDSAALAAVAREVIAANPKVVAEYRGGKTSALQYLVGQMMRATRGQANPQLARELLEAELAAEQ, from the coding sequence ATGCCGGAGTACATCGCCACGATTGGCCTGGAGATCCACGCCCAGGTGCGGACGGCCTCGAAGATGTTCGACGGGTGTAGCGCCGACTACGCCGGCAGCGCGCCGAACAGCCGCGTGTCGGTGGTGAGCCTGGGGTTGCCCGGGGCGCTGCCGGTGGTCAACGCTAAAGCCATCGAGTACGCCGCCCTCTCGGGGCTGGCGCTGAATTGCACGGTCAACCAGCGGTCGATCTTCAGCCGCAAGTCCTATCCCTACCCCGATCTGCCGAAGGGGTTCCAGATCACCCAGTACGACGAGCCATTGTGTTCGGACGGCTGGATCGAGATCCGCCTGGCTTCGGGGGCCACCAAACGCATAGGGATCGAGCGGCTGCACATCGAGGAGGACACCGGGCGCCTGATCCACGCCGACGACGGCTCCTCGCTGATTGACTACAACCGCAGCGGCGTGCCGCTGATGGAGATCGTCACCCGCCCCGACATCGCCACCCCCGAGGAGGCGCGGCTGACCTTCGAGAAGATCCGCCAGATCCTGGTGTGGATCGGGGTGAACAGCGGCAACCTGGAGGAAGGCGCCCTGCGCTGCGACGCCAACGTGAGCGTTCGTCCGGCAGACCAGGCGGCCTACGGGGCAAAGGTGGAGATCAAGAACATCAACTCGTTCCGCTTCGTGGAGCGGGCGCTGGCCTTCGAGATCCAGCGGCAGATCGCGGTGCTGGAGGCCGGCGGCGTGGTGACCCAGGAAACCCGCGGGTGGGACGAGTTTCGCGGTGAGACCGTAGGGCAACGCTCAAAGGAGTACGCCCACGACTACCGCTACTTCCCCGAGCCGGACATTCCGCCGCTGGTGTTGAGCGCCGAGTGGATCGCGGCGCGGCGCGCCGAGTTGCCGGAACTGCCCGACGCGCGCCGGGCGCGCTTTGAAAGCGGGTATGGGCTGAGCTTCCAGGATGCCGACCTGCTCACCCTGGAGCGCCCGATCGCCGACTACTTTGAGGCGGCGGTGGCGGCGGCGCGGGAAGTGGGCGGCACGCCGAAGGACGTGGCGAACTGGGTGTTGAACGAGGGCTTCCGGCTGCTGAAAGAACGCAACGAGCCGGCCCTGCGCCTGGTGGAGCGCATGCCGGTGGCCCACCTGGCCGCTTTGATTGACCTGGTGGCGAAGGGCAGCATCAATCGCAATGTGGCCAAGCAGGTCTTCGAGGCCAGCTTTGACAGCGGGGCCGACCCGGCGCGTCTCGTGGCCGAGCGGGGGCTGACGCAGATCAGCGACAGCGCGGCCCTGGCGGCGGTGGCGCGCGAGGTGATCGCCGCCAACCCCAAAGTGGTCGCCGAGTACCGGGGCGGCAAAACCAGCGCCCTCCAGTACCTGGTCGGCCAGATGATGCGCGCCACCCGCGGGCAGGCCAACCCGCAACTGGCCCGCGAGCTGCTGGAGGCGGAACTGGCGGCGGAGCAGTAG